A single window of Okeanomitos corallinicola TIOX110 DNA harbors:
- a CDS encoding type III-B CRISPR-associated protein Cas10/Cmr2, with the protein MIDETKDIYTAITFAPVQGFIEKSRKLRDLYGASELLSYLSKKIIDAAKEIPGVEEVISPGSPNIEQGTPNRILLKGNFPEKQVRDTILLAWKQVIDHCKQWLNDNLRHLGPYYWDDDWNRWANHSWEIFWAQADSPTSVMRELENNKLARDWMAINWIGESSSLTGTDGIAFPGLGGIERNPMNISYRDEKEKIEEFYTELAKITESTTTPEVEGKFIDPKEKLSIPELTKRLVTHPDIAKRFGMSSLTKGFQEIQRKPEPETNTPGQWTGWFMGDGDKVGKHLQTIAETQGDIGLKLFSEAMRNWGHDFTDNFTNNVPKIRGRVIYAGGDDFLGVIYSPKPEKPEYRIPAFTAYEWLMTLNERWEQHQQPITLSVGFVWVAGSVPQRDVLQHCREAEKLAKSLGRDRITIRVLFNSGQYVQWTCPWNYLHILKKYQDRNGNTYEKWESSGRNEKYKPNWNHIYSDLSQLKARHAIDLNIDVKSQGGKVNDIYDIAIALFNIYFDQGDFLTMNALHIVNNDSSLEIVSWINDLINVGWKLCTDI; encoded by the coding sequence ATGATTGATGAAACAAAAGACATATACACAGCTATTACCTTTGCACCTGTACAGGGATTTATCGAAAAATCACGGAAGTTGCGGGATTTATATGGTGCGTCGGAACTTCTTTCTTATTTAAGTAAAAAAATAATTGATGCTGCAAAGGAAATACCTGGTGTAGAAGAAGTGATTTCACCTGGTAGTCCTAATATTGAACAGGGAACACCTAATCGGATTCTTCTCAAAGGTAATTTCCCAGAAAAGCAAGTAAGAGACACTATTTTATTAGCTTGGAAACAAGTAATTGACCACTGTAAACAATGGCTAAATGATAATCTACGACATTTGGGGCCTTATTATTGGGATGATGACTGGAATCGTTGGGCTAATCATAGTTGGGAAATATTTTGGGCGCAAGCAGATTCTCCTACATCTGTAATGAGAGAATTAGAAAATAATAAACTTGCTCGTGATTGGATGGCGATCAATTGGATTGGTGAAAGTTCCAGTCTGACAGGTACTGATGGGATAGCATTTCCGGGATTGGGTGGAATAGAACGCAACCCCATGAATATTAGTTATAGAGATGAAAAAGAAAAAATTGAAGAATTTTATACAGAACTAGCAAAAATAACCGAAAGCACGACAACACCAGAAGTTGAAGGTAAATTTATTGACCCAAAGGAAAAACTGAGTATTCCTGAACTGACTAAACGTTTAGTCACTCATCCCGATATTGCTAAACGTTTTGGGATGTCTTCTTTAACTAAAGGATTTCAGGAAATCCAGCGTAAACCAGAACCAGAAACAAATACACCTGGACAGTGGACAGGTTGGTTTATGGGGGATGGAGATAAAGTTGGAAAACATCTCCAAACTATTGCAGAAACTCAAGGTGACATTGGACTGAAACTATTTAGCGAAGCAATGCGGAATTGGGGACATGATTTTACCGACAATTTCACTAATAATGTTCCCAAAATAAGGGGACGAGTTATTTATGCGGGAGGTGATGATTTTCTGGGAGTTATTTACAGTCCTAAACCGGAAAAACCAGAATATCGAATTCCTGCTTTTACTGCTTATGAGTGGTTGATGACATTGAATGAGAGATGGGAACAACACCAACAACCGATAACTCTCAGTGTAGGATTTGTCTGGGTTGCGGGGAGTGTTCCTCAACGAGATGTATTACAACATTGTCGGGAAGCTGAAAAATTAGCAAAATCTCTGGGACGCGATCGCATTACAATTCGAGTTTTATTCAACAGTGGTCAATATGTGCAATGGACTTGTCCTTGGAACTATTTGCATATTTTGAAAAAATACCAAGACAGAAATGGTAATACCTACGAAAAGTGGGAAAGTAGTGGTAGAAATGAAAAATATAAACCCAATTGGAATCATATTTATAGCGATTTATCTCAACTAAAAGCCCGTCATGCTATTGATTTGAACATTGATGTTAAATCTCAAGGAGGCAAAGTTAATGACATATATGATATCGCTATAGCTTTGTTTAATATTTATTTTGACCAAGGCGATTTTTTAACAATGAATGCCTTACATATTGTTAATAATGATTCATCTTTAGAGATAGTTTCTTGGATTAATGATTTAATTAATGTAGGTTGGAAATTATGTACAGATATTTAA
- a CDS encoding CRISPR-associated protein — MYRYLIIINPLGFLYGSAGAFLSPDNLVGRSGAKFPPDAYTLSGLFFAANKTEPFIDHEELKKLHIAGPFWAELNNPEYFYLPIPWTKIINQEENQTDEWEIRDGQWYRSEETKDIKPDSRWQTINYWEDSAAEILSNGGTSKDPWKYTSILHPKLTKTERCVQEEGGLFLENSVQMGYSTGDNADQETCLVYLSTHEIPDGWYCFGGENHLVEINSMKLPDDSWILQLLKQKIQRSCALITPGVWGSTRFSRRYPDPEHTTFPEPSHILTDRPSPYRYRVGDNKGKGRLGRGRYAVPAGTVYVFDEPLNKSWWGDRKEPGFPDELEFINESGFPNEWFPNEGFYLKQLGCGLCLPLDITGVD; from the coding sequence ATGTACAGATATTTAATAATTATTAATCCTCTCGGATTTCTGTATGGTAGTGCAGGTGCATTTTTATCACCAGACAATTTAGTAGGACGTTCTGGAGCGAAATTTCCTCCTGATGCTTATACATTATCTGGTTTGTTTTTTGCTGCTAATAAAACCGAACCTTTTATTGACCATGAAGAATTAAAAAAATTACACATTGCTGGGCCTTTTTGGGCAGAATTAAATAATCCTGAATATTTTTATCTTCCCATTCCTTGGACGAAAATTATTAATCAAGAAGAAAACCAAACAGATGAATGGGAAATTCGTGATGGTCAATGGTATCGTTCTGAAGAAACAAAAGATATAAAACCAGATTCTCGCTGGCAGACTATTAATTATTGGGAAGATTCAGCCGCAGAAATTCTCAGCAATGGTGGTACTTCTAAAGACCCTTGGAAATATACATCCATATTACATCCAAAATTAACTAAAACTGAACGTTGTGTTCAAGAAGAGGGTGGATTATTTCTAGAAAACTCTGTCCAAATGGGCTATTCTACAGGAGATAATGCAGATCAAGAAACCTGTTTAGTTTATTTATCAACCCATGAAATACCTGACGGTTGGTATTGTTTTGGAGGAGAAAATCATCTCGTAGAAATTAACTCAATGAAACTTCCTGATGACAGTTGGATATTACAGTTATTAAAACAAAAAATTCAACGTAGCTGTGCATTAATTACACCAGGAGTATGGGGTTCAACGCGGTTTTCCCGTCGTTATCCAGATCCCGAACATACAACATTTCCCGAACCCAGTCATATTCTCACTGATAGACCTTCTCCCTACCGTTACCGTGTCGGAGACAACAAAGGAAAAGGACGTTTAGGAAGAGGTCGTTATGCAGTTCCAGCAGGTACAGTTTACGTATTTGACGAACCTTTAAATAAATCTTGGTGGGGAGATAGAAAAGAACCAGGATTTCCTGATGAATTAGAATTTATCAATGAATCAGGATTTCCCAATGAATGGTTTCCCAATGAAGGATTTTATCTCAAACAATTGGGATGTGGTTTATGTTTACCGTTAGATATTACAGGAGTTGATTAA